The genomic window CTCGCCGGGTTGCCGAAGGACTACACCGGTCTGCCGCGTCAGGCGCCGCCGCTCGGGCCTCCACTGCCCGGCGATCTCGGCAAGCCGATCCTCAACGCCGGCGCCGCACCGAACACCATGGCAGCGACGTCAGACCCGGAGACGCAGCACAGATCTCAGGAAATCGAGGCGGCGCGGGTCAGCCGCCTCTTCGCCCAAACTGCTCAGCAACCGCAGAGCACCGGTCAACTCATCCCAAATGCTCCCGCCGGGACCGCGACGACCGCGGCGGCTACACCGCCCGTCGATGCCGGATCCGCCCAGAACATGCAGGACCGCAAGATGGCCTTTCTCACTGCTGCGACGGACAAGCGCACGGTCAGTCCGGACCGGCTCGAGGCCAAGGCCTCACCTTACGTCGTGCAAGCCGGCACCGTGATCCCGGCTGCGCTCATCACGGGCATCCGCTCCGATCTGCCAGGGCAGGTCACCGCCCAGATCACGGAGGCGGTCTACGACACTCCTTCTGGCAAATATCTCTTGGTGCCCCAAGGCGCCAAGCTGATCGGCCAGTACGACAGCTCTGTGGCGTTCGGCCAGAGCCGCATTCTCTTGATCTGGACTCGCATCATCATGCCGGACGGCAACTCGATCGTGCTGGAGCGCCAGCCCGGCGCCGACACCGGTGGTTATGCCGGCCTCGAGGACGAAGTCGACAATCATTGGGGCATGCTGTTCAAGGCCGCCGTCCTCTCGACCATGCTGAGCGTCGGAGCCGAGG from Bradyrhizobium zhanjiangense includes these protein-coding regions:
- a CDS encoding TrbI/VirB10 family protein, with amino-acid sequence MAIDGENEHQSGIPLVAPPDLRLRGERPRVTRLSRKVLIGVGAVSALAVAGALGYALQTGNKPQTGQELLSTQNGPSAEGLAGLPKDYTGLPRQAPPLGPPLPGDLGKPILNAGAAPNTMAATSDPETQHRSQEIEAARVSRLFAQTAQQPQSTGQLIPNAPAGTATTAAATPPVDAGSAQNMQDRKMAFLTAATDKRTVSPDRLEAKASPYVVQAGTVIPAALITGIRSDLPGQVTAQITEAVYDTPSGKYLLVPQGAKLIGQYDSSVAFGQSRILLIWTRIIMPDGNSIVLERQPGADTGGYAGLEDEVDNHWGMLFKAAVLSTMLSVGAEAGTSQNENNLVQAIRSGASNSISQTGQQIVQRQLNIQPTLTIRPGFPVRVIVTRDLVLAPYGQKGAR